GGCCAGCAGGTGAGCCGCGAACGCCCGGACGGACCGGACCTCCTCGGGCCTCCCGCGGAACTCCCGCCGCCAGTACATCGGCGACTCGTGCTCGGCGGGACCGGAAACGGCGAGCAGCATGGATCAACCCTTCGGACGGTGCGTCATCGGCCGCTCCATCCTCAGTGACCGCACGGCTTCGGTCCGGAGAAGCGGCGGGCGGCAGGCCCGCCGGACGCCCCGGCACGCATCCGCTCCGAACGTTCGCCCGTGTTTACGTAAACGAGCGTGAACAGCACCCGCCGATTCCCGTGTTCGAAACGCGCGCCGACTCCTGACACTCCCGGCGATCGACTGGTAACACAGAGTGGAAGCGCCGACTCCCCCGGTCGGCGCCCGCCCCCTGGAGGTTCCGGTGACCAGCCCGTTCGTCCGTCGGCGCCGCCTCGCCACCGAACTGCGGACCCTCCGCGAGCAGAGCGGAATGACCGCCGACGACCTGGCCGCCCGCATCTACCGGTCCCGCATGACCGTGTCCAAGCTGGAGAACGCCCGCTGCCGCCCCGACCTTCGCGACATCGTGAAGATCCTGAAGGTTCTCGGCGTCACCGGCGAGCGGTTCGACGCCCTCTTCAAGATCGCCTGCGACGCCGCCGACCGCGGCTGGTGGGACTCCTACGGCGACGCCATGGGCCCCCGCCAGCGCATGTACGCCGACCTGGAGTCCGGCGCCGCGACCATCCGCGAGTACAACCAGTTCACCATCCCCGGAACGCTGCAGAGCCCCGAATTCATTCGGCTCATGATCGAGCTTGCGCAGCGCGAAGGGGCGGTCGATTTCATCCCGGAGCGCCTCTTGGAGGCTCGCCTACGCCGTCAAGAGCACGCACTGGGACCGGAAGGCCCGCGGTACGAAGCCATCATCGATGAAGTCGTCATCCGCCGGCCGACGGCGTCGCCGCAGGTGATGCTCGGCCAGATACGCAGCTTGATCGATACGGCGACAAGGCACCCTCGGGCCACGGTGCTCATTCTTCCCGTGAATGCCGACTTCACTGGGCGCCTCCTGCCGAAGTCAGCATTTTCCCTTTACACCTTTCCTGACCCCGCAGACCCGCCGATGGCTGTGGTCGACACTGTGAGCACTGACATCGTGCACACCGAACATGGCGAGTTGATGCGGTATAACCAACGGTACGAACATCTTCGGCAGGCCGCGCTCTCCGGCGCCGCCACCATCGGTCTGCTGACGGATGAGGCCGACCGCCTTGAGACCATGATCGGATCCTCTTGATGAGCACACGGGAACTCCGCTGGCGGAAGTCCAGCTACAGCGAGGCCGATGGCAACTGCCTTGAGGTAGCGCACTCTGCCAGCGGAACCATCGGTGTCCGGGACAGCAAGCAAGGCGACGCGAGTCCCATTTTGCATTTCTCACCCCGCGAGTGGTTCGCATTCACCCAGACCGTCCGCTCCCTCAAGCGCTAGAAACGGGCCCGCCACGGAGGCACCGCGGGTGGCTGTGGGCCTCCGTATGGACGGTGCTCGTACTGGTCATCGGGGGGGTTTGCGGTACGGGCCCCGGTGAAGGACCGGTGGCTGGCGCGTGAGGCGTGCGGAGGCGAACTGCCCGCCGCCGGAGGACGGAGCGGTACCGGACACGGGCAGGCGCGTACCGCGCGCGGAGGCGCGGGACACGGCCTGCGGTGCTCTCGCCACCACCCGCGTCCCGGCCGAAGGACGCCGCGGGACCAGTCGCCGCGGCCCATCGGCAGCGGGTCGGGGCCCGAGCCCATCTCACGAACGTTCGCGCCCCGGTTACCACGCCAACCGGTGCCGGAAACCCGCTGAGTACCGGCTCGGGGACGAGAGCGCGACCGCATACTCTTGATCGGCCGGGCTCGGCCGGGGATGGTCGGAGTGTGCGGTGTCCGGGTGGGGCGGTGGCCCGCCGCGGGGCCGGGACGGGGGTGTGATGCCCAGGCGGATGCTTCGGCCTCGGTGGTTCTGGCCTCTGGCGGCGGCCGGGGCGCTGGTGCTCGTCTCCGGGTTCGTGGTGGCCGAGCCCGCGCGGGGCGACGGGACCGTCCGGGTGATGACCTACAACGTGCGGGGCGTGAACGACCCGCCGCCGCGGGACTGGCGGACGCGGCGGAAGCTCGTCGGGCACCTCCTCGGCCGTCACGACCCGGACCTGCTGGGCGTCCAGGAGGCGCGGTGGCACCAGGTCCGCGACCTGGCGGAGATGCTGCCGGACCACCGGTGGATCGGGCTCGGCACCCAGGGCGGCACGAAGGACCAGATCCTGGCGATCTTCTACGGGAAGCGGTTCGAGGTGCTGGACTTCGACCACTTCTGGCTGTCCGACACCCCCGACGCCATCGGGTCGAGGAGCTGGGGCAACCGGTACGTGCGGATGGTGACGTGGGCGAAGTTCCGCGACCGCCGCACCGGCGCGGTCCTGTACCAGGTCAACACGCACCTCGACAACGGGTCGCCGGAGTCGCGGGTCAGGAGCGCCCGGCTGATCCTGGAACGCGTCCGCGGGTTCCAGGCGGGGGTCCCCGTGGTGCTGACCGGGGACTTCAACGACGCGGCCGGAGCGTCGCCCGCGTACTCGATCCTCACCGGGCCGGACGCCTTCCGGGACACGTGGACGACGGCGCAGAAGCGCGGGCGGCCGTACGGAACGCTGGGGCGCTGGCATCCGCCGAGGCCGGGCGGGAGACGGCTCGACTGGATCCTGGCGCGCGGCCGGGTCCGGACGTCCTGGACCGAGATCGACCCGTACCGGGTCGGCGGGCTCTACGCCTCCGACCACTTCCCGGTGATCGCGCACATGCGGATCGGCTGAGCACCCGCGGGGGTCAGCGGGCCCGTTGCAGGGCGGTCCGCAGGATGCTGGTGGGGTGCGTCCACAGGACCGCGCCGCCGACCCCGGGGACCGTGTGGGGGCGTGCGCCCGGGATGCGCGAGGCGAGGGTCACGCTGTTGTCGGGCGAGTGCGCGGTTCGGCGACGCCCAGCCGGTCCGGTTCCGTCACGTAGGCCGTCAGTCTCCCCGCCAGGACATGGCGACGATCTCGGCGCGGGGCACGTTCGGATCGTGGTAGTCGGCCTTGTCGGCGTATTCCTCGGCCTTGTCGAGGTCCCCGCGCTCCTCGAAGATCTCGGCGAGCCGGCGCAGGGCGCCCACGTGGTCGTGCTCGTCCGCCGCGCGCTGGAACCAGCGTATTGCGCCGTCCACGTCGCCCCGCTCGGCCCGGACGACACCGATGTTGAAGGCGGCGGCGTGGTGCCCCATGTCGGCCGCGCGGGCCCACCACTCCTCGGCCTCGGCGACGTTCTCCTCGTCGTAGCGGAGATCGGCCACGGCGAAGGCGCCCAGGGCGAGCCCCATGTCCGCCGCGCGGCGGTAGCACTGCTCGGCCTTGACGAGGTCGCCCTGGCGCCTGTGGTGCTGGCCGAGGTTGTAGGCGGCCTCGGGGACGCCGAGGTCGGCGGCGCGGGCGAAGACCTCGTCCGCCTCGTCGTGGTCGCCGGCGCGGCGGAGGAGGATGCCCAGGTTGTAGGTGCCGTCGGGGTCGTCCAGGTCGGCGGCCGTGCGGTACCAGGCGACGGCCTCGTCGAGGTCGCCCTCGTCCTCCTTGGTCAGGCCGATCCTGGTGGCGGCCTTGGCGAGCCCCAGGTCGAACGCTCGCCGGTACCAGACCAGGGCATCGGCGTGGGCCTGGACGCGTCTGTGCATGTCGCCCAGCTCCAGCGCGGCGAGCGGGTGGCCGGCGTCGCCGGCCCTCTCGAAGGTTTCGCGGGCGTCCTCGTCCCGGCCCTGGCGGGCGAGGTCGAGCGCGCGCTCGTACAGTTCTGCGGCCTCGGTCGAATCAGTCATCGGTTCTAGGGACGTGCCCGGTGCGCGACCGGTTCCGGTGGGCCGGGACGCGCGGAAGCCCGCCGTCCGGGAGGGGCGGCGGGCTTCGGCGAGGGGTGCGTCAGTTGAGGCCGGCCTTCTTCAGCCACTCCTCTGCGACCTTCTCCTGGTCGTCCTTGTCGATGACGATGCGCTTCATCATGTCCAGGAGGTCCTGGGTGGTGAGCTTGGCGGACACGCCGTTGAGGGCCTGCCGCGCCGTGTCGTTCACCGACTCCTTGTGGACGAGCGGCGTGACGTTCTGGGCGCTGAAGACGTTCTCCGGGTCTTCGAGGACGACCAGCTTGTTCTGCTGGATGGTGGGGTCGGTCGTGAACAGGTCGGCGGCCTGCACCTTGTTCTCGGTGAGGAGCTTCACCAGGGTCGACTGGGCGCCGGCGTCGAACGGCCGGAACTCCTTGAACTCGATGCCGTAGGCCTCCTTGAGGCCCTTGAGGCCCTGCTGGCGGGTCTCGAACTCCGACGGCCCGGCGATGACCAGCTCCTTCGCGACGCCCTTCAGGTCGGCGATCGACTTCAGGTCGTACTTGGCCGCCGTCTGCGGGTTGACGGTGACCGAGTCCTTGTCCTCGGCCTCCGCGGAGTCGAGGATCTCGACCGACGGGGGCAGCTTGGCCTTCAGCTCGGCGTTGATCTCCTCGGTGGTCGCGGCCTTGCTGTTCTCGTCGACGGACGTGGTCAGCAGCGCGCCGTTGTACTCGGGCATGACGCTGATGCCGCCCTTGACGACCTGGTCGTAGTAGACCTCGCGGGCGCCGATGTTGAACTTGCGGGTGACCTCGAGGTCCTTCGCCTCCAGGGCCTGGGCGTAGATCTCGGCGAGCAGGTTGCTCTCGGGGAAGTTGGCGCCGCCGACGGTGATGGCGCCGCTCGCTCCGCCGCCTTCCAGGGGGTTGTCGGAGTCGCTGCCGCCGCAGGCGGACAGGGTCAGGACCGCCGCCAGTCCGACGACCGTGGCACGGATGAGTTTCTTCATTGCGTCTTCCTCTGTTCGGTGGTCAGGAGGAACGGGCGGAGCCGAGGAGCCCCGGCGAGACCACGAGACGGCGCAGGCCCGCGAAGACCAGCTGGACGATCAGCGCGAGCAGCACGACCAGTACCGTGCCCCCGACGACGAGCTGGTAGTCGTTGCGCGCCAGCCCGTCGATGATGTAGCGGCCGAGGCCGCCGAAACCCGGATACGCGGCGATGGTGGCGGTGGCGACGACCTGGATCGCGGACGTCCGCAGCCCCAGCAGGATCAGCGGCAGCGCCATCGGCAGCTCCGCCCGCCACAGCACGCCCCACCCGGTCATGCCCATGCCGCGCGCGGCGTCCTTGGCGTCGGCGTCGACGCCGCGGACGCCCTCGAAGGTGTTGACCAGGATCGGCGGGACCGCCAGCGCGACGAGCGCGACCAGCACCGGGGTGATGCTGTACTCGATCACGACGATGAACAGCACCAGCCCGAAGGTGGGGATCGCCCGCGCGACGTTGGCGACGCTGATCGCGAGGAACCCGCCGCGGCCGGTGTGGCCGACGAGCAGGCCGAGGGCGAGCCCGATCACGG
The sequence above is drawn from the Actinomadura hallensis genome and encodes:
- a CDS encoding helix-turn-helix domain-containing protein; translated protein: MTSPFVRRRRLATELRTLREQSGMTADDLAARIYRSRMTVSKLENARCRPDLRDIVKILKVLGVTGERFDALFKIACDAADRGWWDSYGDAMGPRQRMYADLESGAATIREYNQFTIPGTLQSPEFIRLMIELAQREGAVDFIPERLLEARLRRQEHALGPEGPRYEAIIDEVVIRRPTASPQVMLGQIRSLIDTATRHPRATVLILPVNADFTGRLLPKSAFSLYTFPDPADPPMAVVDTVSTDIVHTEHGELMRYNQRYEHLRQAALSGAATIGLLTDEADRLETMIGSS
- a CDS encoding DUF397 domain-containing protein, producing MSTRELRWRKSSYSEADGNCLEVAHSASGTIGVRDSKQGDASPILHFSPREWFAFTQTVRSLKR
- a CDS encoding endonuclease/exonuclease/phosphatase family protein, whose translation is MLRPRWFWPLAAAGALVLVSGFVVAEPARGDGTVRVMTYNVRGVNDPPPRDWRTRRKLVGHLLGRHDPDLLGVQEARWHQVRDLAEMLPDHRWIGLGTQGGTKDQILAIFYGKRFEVLDFDHFWLSDTPDAIGSRSWGNRYVRMVTWAKFRDRRTGAVLYQVNTHLDNGSPESRVRSARLILERVRGFQAGVPVVLTGDFNDAAGASPAYSILTGPDAFRDTWTTAQKRGRPYGTLGRWHPPRPGGRRLDWILARGRVRTSWTEIDPYRVGGLYASDHFPVIAHMRIG
- a CDS encoding tetratricopeptide repeat protein yields the protein MTDSTEAAELYERALDLARQGRDEDARETFERAGDAGHPLAALELGDMHRRVQAHADALVWYRRAFDLGLAKAATRIGLTKEDEGDLDEAVAWYRTAADLDDPDGTYNLGILLRRAGDHDEADEVFARAADLGVPEAAYNLGQHHRRQGDLVKAEQCYRRAADMGLALGAFAVADLRYDEENVAEAEEWWARAADMGHHAAAFNIGVVRAERGDVDGAIRWFQRAADEHDHVGALRRLAEIFEERGDLDKAEEYADKADYHDPNVPRAEIVAMSWRGD
- a CDS encoding ABC transporter substrate-binding protein, with translation MKKLIRATVVGLAAVLTLSACGGSDSDNPLEGGGASGAITVGGANFPESNLLAEIYAQALEAKDLEVTRKFNIGAREVYYDQVVKGGISVMPEYNGALLTTSVDENSKAATTEEINAELKAKLPPSVEILDSAEAEDKDSVTVNPQTAAKYDLKSIADLKGVAKELVIAGPSEFETRQQGLKGLKEAYGIEFKEFRPFDAGAQSTLVKLLTENKVQAADLFTTDPTIQQNKLVVLEDPENVFSAQNVTPLVHKESVNDTARQALNGVSAKLTTQDLLDMMKRIVIDKDDQEKVAEEWLKKAGLN
- a CDS encoding ABC transporter permease — translated: MNDLWNQISLFWGWLTEPSQWQGDNGIPHRTLEHLYYTGVALFAAAVIGLALGLLVGHTGRGGFLAISVANVARAIPTFGLVLFIVVIEYSITPVLVALVALAVPPILVNTFEGVRGVDADAKDAARGMGMTGWGVLWRAELPMALPLILLGLRTSAIQVVATATIAAYPGFGGLGRYIIDGLARNDYQLVVGGTVLVVLLALIVQLVFAGLRRLVVSPGLLGSARSS